The Meiothermus sp. genome segment CGAAAGCATCTTGATCACTTCACGACGGTTCTTGTACATGGTTCACACTGCCTTGTTCTACTACCCGGCCGTTTTCCAGGCGGATAAACCGCTCGGCCAGGCGCGAAATTTCTTCTTGCCGGTGAGCCGACAAAATAACCAGTCCACCCATGGTCAGGTGGGCCGAGAGCCAGTCCTGCAAGCGGTTTAGGCCTTCGGTATCCAGGGCCGCGGCTGGTTCGTCCAGAAGCCAGAGCGGCGGGTAACCCATGAGCCCGGCCGCCAGGGCCAGCCGCTGCCGCCAGCCGCCCGAGAGCTGGGCTACGGGGCGCTTGTAGTGGGCCTGTAAGCCCATGCGCTCCAGGGCCTCGTCCTTGTCTGCCGAACCTGCACCCTTGAGCCGTCGGGCTGCTTCCAGTACCTCTTCTACCCGCAGGGTAGCGGGAAAGGTCAGGTGCTGGGGGATATAAGCGCGGCCTCGAGCCGCCCCCAGACTGCGGGGGTCGTGTCCGAAGAGCCGCACCAGGCCGCCATCGGGCTTTAGCCGCCCGGCCAGCAGGCCCAAAAGGGTGCTTTTCCCGGCCCCGTTGGGGCCCAGCAGGGCCAGGCTGCCCGCCTCCAGGCGAAGACTCACCCCTTCCAGGCGGCCTTTTTTGCGCAGGTCTACGACCTCAACCATAACCCTCCCAGCAGGCTCAAAAAGGCCAGCCCCACAAAGCCGGGCGCTATGCCCGCGGTGGGCCGCGCGGCGGGCCGGGCTTCCGAATCGGCCAGGGACAGCATCCGCAGCCCCGGCACCCGGGCCTCGGCGGTCTCCCAGAGCACTACCCCCGGTGAGAGGGCCAAAAGGCTCAGGTCGGGTTGGCGCGCACTGAGCAGCGCAAAGCTGCTGCTAGGCAGGTGGGGGATGGGCAGGGGATAGGCCCGATCGAAGGCGTTGCCCCGCAGGCGTACCCTGGCTCTAGGGTCGTCGACCGCCAGGTCGTGCAGGTTGCCCATAAAAGTGTTGCTGGTAGCGAAGAGGGTGTTCTGGTCGGTGTCGCGGGCGAAGAGCAAGGCGGTGCCGTTGTTCTCAAAGCGATTGCCCTCGAGGCGGGTGTCCCTCGAGTCCAGCGACAAAAGCCCAACAGTACTCTGCACGAAGCGATTGTTTTTCAGTACAGTTTTCCATTCCTCTTGCAACAAAAGCCCGTAGCGCAGAGGCCCTACTTCCTGGGCGAAGGTGTTGTCTTCCACCCGGTTTTCGGCCCCGTGCATGAGGGCCGAGCCTACCCGGTTGCGCTGGCTGTGGTTGCCCCTCACCTGGGCCTGGTAGGTAAACATCAGGTGCAGGCCGTAGCGTTCGCTCGCCTCGACCCGGTTACCCTCCACCACCACCCGCTCACCGTACTCCACGTAGAGGTTGTCCAGGAATCCGCTGATGCGGTTGTTCAGGAGCACCACGTTGTCGCTGCGATAGGTCTGTAGGCCGGGGGCTACCCCGGTGCCCGAGATTGTGGAGCTTTCGACCCTTGCCCCATTAGATTGCTCAATCCGGATACCCCCGGTAACACCCTCTGCCCGCAGGCCCCGCACCATACAGCCCGCGCACTTGTAGAGCACCAGGGCTGCATCGGGCTCGTAGAAGTCGTCGCCGGGGCCTACGCCCCGCACCTCGAGGCCCTCCACCACAATCCCGGGGGCCGATAGCAGAAGCCCGCTGCCCCTGCCGCCCGCATCCAGCACCGCCCCCGGGCGGGCCACCAGGCGCACCCCCGGGGTGCTAATCTCCCAGGGACCACGGTAAACACCCGCCTCCAGCACCACGGTCTGGCCCGGGAGCAAAGGGGGAGGGGGAGCAGGGGGATGCAGTATCAGCATGATTCAGCCAGGCGACAGGCTGTGCCTGCCAGACGGAGAGCAAACTTATGGTGGTTACGCAGTACCAGCAGCGAGGCTTCGCCACAACGGCTACACAGCCGCTCGTGCAGGGCGGCGTGCTCGCTAAACCGGCAGGGGCGGCCCCCGGTTAAGCAGAGGGAAAGCCGGGCGCAGGTGGGGCCTGGGGGCCTCGAGCGGCTCCGGCCTTACACCTGCTTGCGGCACTGGCCGCGGCACTGAAACGATGGGCAGAGCCCCGTCACTAAAGCCGCCGATGATGCACAGGGGGCAGTGGGGCTGGTGGGTATGGGTGGGGGTAGGGGTGGGTTGGGTGTGGGAAGCCCCCCCCTGGAAAGTGCAAATAAATGCGTCCGGCAGGAAACCCACCGGGAGTACCTGTGTGCGGGGGTCGCGCAAGGCGTACTGGCTCGAGACCACCAGCACCAGCCCCACCAGGAAGGAAATCCAGAGCGGGTGGCGGGCTTGGGCTGCAGCAGGCATATATTGAAATCATTATAGCTACCCCCCCTATAGGGGCAAACGTCCCAGATCGCATATCCCCCAGGGGTATGTTATACTTTGTGCTGAAGTGCCAGCACTAAGCTGGCAAAAGGAGAACTTGCTTATGAACCAACTCTACGACGTGGTGATTATTGGGGGCGGCCCTGCCGGGCTGACCGCCGGCATTTACACCGGCCGGGCCAACCTGAAGACCCTTATTCTGGAAAAAGGCCTGCCCGGCGGCCAGATTGCCCAGACCGAGGAGGTCGAAAACTACCCCGGCTTTCCTGAGCCCATTGGCGGGGCCGAGCTTTCTGAGCGCATGGTGCAGCAGGCCAAGCGCTTTGGGGCCGAGATCGCCATGGACGAGGCCCAGGGCATAGAGAAATCCCTTGAGGGCTTTGTGGTCAAGGGCTACGAGCAAGACTACCGCGCCCGCACGGTGATTCTGGCCACCGGGGCCAACCCCAAAAAACTGGGTGTGCCCGGTGAAGAAAAGTTCTATGGCCGGGGGGTGAGCACCTGTGCGACCTGCGACGGCTTCTTCTACCGGGGCAAGGAAGTGGTGGTGGTAGGCGGGGGCGATGCTGCGGTGGAAGAGGGCCTATTTCTGACCAAGTTTGCCAGCAAGGTTACCCTGGTGCACCGCCGCGACGTCCTGCGGGCCAACAAGACCGCCCAGGCCCGGGCCCTGGCCCACCCCAAGATGCACTTCATCTGGGACACCGTGGTAGAGGAAGTGCTGGGCGAAGAGACCGTGACCGGGGTGCGCCTCAAGAACCTCAAGACCGGCCAGGTCTACGACTACCCCACCGATGGGGTCTTTATCTTCATCGGGCACGAACCCAACACCGGCTTCTTGAAGGGCCAGGTGGAGTTGCGCCCGGATGGCTACGTGGCGGTGAAGGACGAAATTTTTACCTCGGTACCGGGGCTCTTTGCTGCCGGCGACGTGGCTGATCCCATCTACCGCCAGCTTTCCACCAGCGTGGGGGCCGGCACCCGCGCAGCCATGATGGCCGAGCGCTACCTGGCCGAGCTGGAGCACGCCGCCGTGCATTAGGGGGTGCCATGGAAGCCGCCGTTCCCGCAGCACCCAGCGTACGCTTCCTGAACCCGGCCTGGTTTGCCTCGGTAATGGGCACCGGGGCGCTGGCTTTGGCCCTGGCCCAGTTCGGCCTGGTTGGGCTGGCCGTGCCGGTCTATGCGCTGGCCCTTGTGGCCCTGGTGGGGCTCCTGGGCCTTTACCTCGCCAAGCTTTTCCGCTACCCTCAGGCCGCCCTTGCCGACCTGCAGCACCCCCTGTTCTCGCAGATGCTCCCTACCCTGCCTATTGCCCTGCTGGTGCTGAGCCTGGCCACCCGGGTGCTACCCCTGGGGCCCTGGTCGCTGCTCCTGGGCCAGGGGCTTTTCTTGCTGGGTACACCGCTCATCTTTGCGGTGGGCCTGCTGGTGGTGTATGTGGTGAGTACCCGGCTCAGGCTGCCCCTCGAGGCCGCCAACGGGGCCTGGTTCATCCCGCCGGTCTCGGCCCTTTTGGTGCCCATGGCTGGGGGCTTTTGGCTTTCTACCTTTCCCAAGGTGTGGCAAAAAGAGCTTTGGGTGATGAGCGGGCTCTTTTTGGGCATTGGTTTTTTCCTGTTCTTGTTCGTGTTGCCCAGCTTCTTGCAACGGCTCTATGGGCACGACCGGCTCGAGCCCCACTTTCTGCCCTCGGTTTTTATCGGCCTCGCACCGGTGGGCCTGCTGGTGCTGGCCCCCTGGCGCTGGCTCGAGGGGGGCACGCAGGTTGGGTTGGTGCCAGAAGGCTGGCTACAGGCCTGGCCGGTTATTGCGCTGGCCATTTGGGGCCTGGGGCTGTGGTGGCTGGCTTTTAGCCTTTTGCTCCTGCTCGACACCCTCCTGGCCGAGAGCCGCCGGACACAGTTCCACTTTGCCCCGGGCTGGTGGGGGTTTGTGTTTCCTGTAGGGGCTTTTACCTTGGCCACGCTGGCCTTATCCAGGGCGCTGGAATCGGCCTTCCTGAGCAGCCTGGCCTGGGCACTGCTCTTGCTGCTCGGAGTATTCTGGATGTGGGTGATGTTTTACTCGCTGCGGGCCTGGGTCGGCCTGGGGGCCATGCGACCCCCCAAAGGCTAGCCTGAGCGCGCTTCATATAGGGTTGGCGATTGGCGAAAAAAGTCTTCTCTGTGTGGCGGTATCCCTCGCCCCTACGCTGCGTACCTTAGCCCGGTTGGTTCTTCGCTTCCCTACGAGGAACCAGCCGAAGCTGGCATCTGTCAGCGCGCGGGCCAAAGCCTGGCTGCAAAAAGTTCAATAAAGAACACTTATCAAAAAAAACAAAACCTGGCTTGATGCTTGGGGATTTCTGGGCCTACACTTCTCTCTGAGACCCGCCTTGTGAAAGGAGACACATGGAGAGCACCCTCAGCGCTATCGAGACCCAGGCCATCACCGCCGTTCGGATGCTGGCTGCCGACGCGGTGGAGCAGGCTAAAAGCGGCCATCCGGGCATGCCCCTGGGCATGGCTCCGGCGGCTTATGTGCTCTGGACTGATTTTCTAAAACACAATCCGACGAACCCGCACTGGCCCGACCGTGACCGTTTCGTGCTCTCGGCGGGGCACGGCTCCATGCTCCTGTATGCGCTGCTGCATCTGACCGGCTACGACCTGCCCCTCGATGAACTCAAGCGCTTCCGACAGTGGGGTTCCAAAACCCCTGGCCACCCCGAGTACGGCCACACCCCGGGGGTAGAGGTAACCACCGGGCCGCTGGGTCAGGGCATCAGCACGGCGGTGGGGCTGGCGCTGGCTGAGCGTAAGCTGGCTGCCGAGTTCAACCGCGAGGGACACACCGTGGTGGATCACTACACCTATGTGCTGGCCTCAGACGGCGACCTGATGGAGGGGGTCTCGGGAGAGGCTAGCAGCCTGGCTGGGCACTGGGGGCTTTCCAAGCTGATTGTGCTCTGGGACGACAACCACATCTCCATTGACGGAAAAACCGAGCTTTCTTTTGCCGAGGACGTACTCGAGCGCTACCGGGCCTACGGCTGGCATACCCAACGGGTAGACGGAGAAGACCTGGTGGCATTGCGCCAGGCCCTCCGGGCTGCCCAGGTCGATGCCCGGCCCTCCATAATTGCTGTACGCACGGTGATTGGTGCAGGCTCGCCCAAGGCCGGGAGCCATAAGGTGCACGGCGAGCCTCTGGGCCCCGAGGCCCTCGAGGCCACCCGGCAGAACCTGCACTGGCCCCACCCCCCCTTCGAGATACCCCGCGAGGTCTACGAGCATTTCCGGGCTGCCGTGGCACGGGGACAGCGTCTCGAGGCCGACTGGAACATCCGCCTCGAGCGCTATGCCAGCGCCTACCCCGCCGAAGCCAGGGAGCTGGAGCGCCGCTTGAAAGGCGAACTGCCGCCCCTCGACTGGGAACAGCTCATCCCCAGCTTTAGCGGCAAGTTGGCCACCCGCGCCGCCTCGGGCAAAGTGCTCGATGCCCTGGCCCCTCGCCTGCCGGAGCTTTTGGGTGGCAGCGCCGACCTGACCCCTTCCAACAACACCCAGGCCCAGGGCATGCAGGCTTTCTCACGCGAGAACCCCACCGGCCGCTATGTGCATTACGGAGTTCGGGAGCACGGCATGGGGGCCATTCTCAACGGCCTCAACCTGCACGGGGGCTACCGGGCCTACGGAGGCACTTTCTTTGTTTTTTCCGACTACATGCGCCCAGCCATCCGACTGGCGGCCTTGATGGGTACGCCCACCGTCTTTGTGCTGACCCACGACTCCATCGCCATTGGCGAGGACGGCCCTACCCACCAACCCATCGAGCACCTGGCCAGCCTGCGGGCTATGCCCAACCTCTTTGTGGTGCGGCCCGCGGATGCCCTCGAGACCGCCTACGCCTGGCGCCTGGCCCTGGAGCGCAAGCAAGGCCCCACCGCGCTGGTGCTCACCCGGCAGGCCCTGCCGGTACTGGAGCGGGGTAGCCTGGCCAGCGCAGAAGGCACTTTGCAGGGCGGCTATGTGCTCTCTGAGCGGCCTGATGCAAAAGCGGCCATCGTGGCTACCGGCAGCGAGGTGTCCCTGGCCCTGGAGGCCCAGAAGCAACTCGACGCCGAGCGAATTCCGGTACGGGTGGTGAGCCTACCTTGCTGGGAGGCCTTTGAGGCCCAGCCCGCAGCCTACCGCGAGGCCGTGCTGCCCAGGGGACTACCTACCCTGGCGGTAGAGGCTGGGGCCAGCCTAGGCTGGGAGCGCTACGCCGACGCCGTGCTGGGCCTCGATCACTTCGGGGCCAGCGCCCCCTACCCCGCTATCTACGAAAACCTGGGCTTCAGGCCCGGAGCCGTGGTGCGGGCGGTGCTGGAGCTTTTGCAGTAGCCTTCCACTAGAGAGGTGTCCTTATTCCCATGAAGAAAGTTCGTGTTCACCCTTTGCCTTTAGAGGCCTTACCCCAGGCCGAGGTCATGCTGGTGGTGGATGTGATCCGGGCTACCAGCACGGCTGTGATGTTTTTGGAAGCCGGGGCCGAGGCCCTCTGGCTCACAGTGGGTCTGGAGCCGGCCCGCGCTCTCAAGCGCAATGGTGAACTGCTGGCCGGCGAGGTGGGGGGGCTGCGCCCGGAGGGCTTCGACTTTGGCAACAGCCCGCGCGAAGCCGCCCTGGCCGAACTCTCGGGCTGCACGGTCATTCACGCCACCACCAACGGCACCAAGGCCGCCCACAAGGCGGCCCGGGTGGCCCGCGAGGTGCTACTGGCCTCGCTTTTGAATGCCCCTGCGGCTGCCCAATGGGCTTCCCGGCTGGGCACCGACGTGGCCATCCTCTGCGCGGGTAAGGAAGGCCAGGTGGGCATGGACGACCTCTACACCGCCGGGATGCTGGCCCAAAGCCTCCTTGCCGAGGGCTTTGAGCCGGAAGGCGACGGAGCCCAGATGGCCCTCCACCTGGCCCAGAAGCCCGCTCTGCCGTTGCTCAGGGCTTCCGAGGCGGCTTTGGCCTTGGAGCGCGAGGGGTTGGCTGCAGATGTAGATTTTTGTGCCCAGTTGGGCCTTTCCGAGCGGGTGCCCCGGCTACTGGAGCGGCGCGGCGAGGCGCTGGTCTTTGGCTAGGGGAGGCCATCCATCGCTTGACCACACAATTATCGGCTATGGGCCCTATACCTTGAGGAATGTAGGTGAACCATGCAGGCACTGATTTTTGATGTAGATGGCGTTATAGCCGAGACAGAGGAGGGCCACCGGCTGGCTTTTAACCGGGCCTTTGCCGAGGCGGGACTGGACATTGAATGGAGCCCGGAGATGTACGAGCGCCTCCTATGGGTAACCGGGGGCAAAGAGCGCATCGCTCACTACCTCTATCACTGCCCCGAGTGCCCCAAGCTCCTCGACGCGGACATTGCTCGGTTGCACAAGCGCAAGACCGAGCTGTACAACCAGATTGTGCAAGCAGGCGAGGTACCCTTCCGCCCCGGGGTGCTGAGACTCTGGCGCGAGGCCCGCGAGCGCGGGGTGCGGCTGGCCATTGCTACCACCACCTCGCTGCCCAACGTAGAGGTGCTGTTGCACCAGGCCGGGCCAGAGGTGCTGAGCTGGTTCGAGACCATCGTGGCGGGGGATATGGTGCCCCAGAAGAAGCCCGCCCCCGATGTGTACCTCCAGGCCCTCCGGAACCTGGGCATCGCGCCGGAAGCAGCAGTGGCTGTAGAGGACTCCCAGAACGGTCTGATTGCGGCGCAGCGGGCCGGCATCCCCACCCTGATTACCCCCAGCTACTACACCCGTTCGCAGCGCTTCGAAGGGGCCCTGGCGGTACTGGAGCACCTGGGCGAGCCGGAGCTTCCCGCAAAGGTAGTGGAGGGGCCGCGCAGTTGTTCTATGGTGCTGACTCTCGAGGTCCTTCGGAACTGGCACGGCATGTTTGTGGCGGCGTAGGTATGGTGCGTCATCTGATTGTCTTCAACACTGAGGCCTCAGAAGCGGAAGTGTGGCAGATGTTCGAGCAGGCCCGCAGGGTATTGGGCCAGATTCCGGGGGTGGTGGGTTTTGAGCTGGGCAAGGCGTTGGGGGCGACCGCGCGCTACCGCTACGTACTGGTGGTGGATTTTGCCGATGAGAACGTAATTGATCTTTATCGCGATCACCCTTTGCATCAAGCTTTTGCCGATGGGATCTTCAGACCCATGGCCCCAGACCGCCTTACCACCGATTTCCTAAGGCTCTACCCGGAGGCTTCGTGACGACAGAGGTGCTTCGCCGACTGCCTTACGCCGAGGCCGAACCCAAAGCCCGGCGGGTGTTGGTGGACGGCTATGGTGAGGGGTTGGTGCTGGAAGGGATGGGGGGCTTCTACGGGCTTTACTACCTGTTTGGGCTACTGGGCCTGCGCGAACCCCAGCCCTCCTACCCGCCCGACTGGGTGGAAGGCCCCCGGGCCAGCCTGGAAGACTTCTGGCCCCCTTACCAGATGGCCCACTGGCTCGAGCAAAACGGCTATAACCTTTTCATCAACGAAAGCAAGTAGGAGGTTGGAATGCCCGGTGTTGCCCGTGAGTATGACGAGCTCGCCTACCGTGAGGCCCGTAGCCGGGCCGTGCGGCAGATGGTGGATGGTTTTGGCGAAGTCCTGGTGCTGCACGACGAGCACGGTTACTGGGGTCTTTACTACTTTTACTGGAGCCAAGAACCCCCGCCTGAGGCCAAGCCCCACTGGATGGAAGGCCCGCTCAAGGAGCCCGGCGACTTCCGCCCACCCTATATCGTCAAGACCTGGATGGAAGAAAACGGCTACGAGAGTTTTCAGAATGACCTGGACTAGCAATGGTAGAACCCCGCCTCAACCGTTTGTTGGCCTCCGATGGCCGTTGCTTGGATGTGGCCGTTGATCACGGCATCTTTGGGGAGCTGGCTTTTCTGGCGGGCCTCGAGCGCTTAGCCCAGGCGGTGCAAACCCTGGTGGAAGCAGGCCCCGATGCCCTCCAGCTTGCCCCTGGGCAGGCCCACTGGCTTCAACGGATACCCGGCAAGCACAAGCCGGCCCTGGTGCTGCGGGCCGATACCACCAACGCCTACGGCCCGGTTCCGCCTCCGGTTGTTTTTGCTGAGCTGGCCGAGGGGGCTGTGGAGCAGGCCTTGCGGCTGGATGCGGCCTGTGTGGTGGTGAATTTGCTTTGGTTGCCGGGACAGGCAGAGCTATACCGGGATAGCCTCAAGAACGTGCAACGTCTGAAGGTAGAGGCCGAGCGCTACGGGATCCCCCTGATGGTGGAGCCTTTGGTCATGCAACCTGGAAAGGAGGGCTACGCGGTGGACGGGGATGTGCGCAAAATTATCTCCCTGGTGCGCCAGGCGGTGGAGCTGGGGGCCGATGTGATCAAAGCCGACTTCACACAGAATATTGAAGACTACTACCGGGTGGTGGAGGCTGCCTCGAGCAAGCCGGTCTTGGTGCGGGGTGGGGGTAAAGTGGACGAGATCACCCTGTTAGAACGCAGCTACCAGGTCATGCGTCAGGGGGCCAGGGGCCTGGTGTATGGGCGGAACATCCTGCAACACCGGAACCCCCGGGGCATGGTGCAGGCCCTCATGCAGATTGTGCATCAGGATGCCACCCCCGAGGTAGCGCGGATCGCCCTGTCGGTTGAGGCATAATGGTAGCGGAATGGTAGCGAACCTCGAGCGCCTTGGAACGGGGGTTCTGCCCCCCGACGACCCCTTGCGGGTGCAGCTCCACAACGAACTGCACGCCCGGCCCACCCCGCGCATCCGCTTGCCTGCGCTGGTGCTCCAGGTAGCGGTGCGGCACGAAGGGGTGAGCCGCGAAGACGAGCTCGAGCACCTTCGCCGGCTGGCGGGTCTGGGGGAGCTCGAGCTCGACCAGCTTGCCGGTACCTACCTACGCCTGCGCTTGGCCGGGGGCTCGTTGCGCTGGGAGCGGCACACCGAGTTCAGTACCTATACCCTGGTGCAAAGCCTGCCGGGCCTCGAGGTTACCCCCGAGACCGATCTGCTTAATCACGTCATCGTGGATCCAGACTGGCTTCGCGGCATTCCGGGTCGTACCCTTGCAGCACTCAAGCTGATTATGCTCGAGGGGCCGGTCGAAAAAGCCCTGGAAATTGCCCGGCCCTGGTTTGCGGGGGGAACGGTGGTAGCCTCGGTGATGGGCCGGAACGGCCATAGCTGCGTTGTAACCGACTTTCGTCTGCGCTCCAATGGCTTTGAGCGCATGGTGGTGGTGGCCCCGGCGGGCACCAGCGAGACCCGGGCAGGCCGCATTGCCGCCCGGCTGCTCGAAATCGAGTCCTACCGGATGATGGCCCTCTTGGGCTTTCCGGTGGCGCGGGGCTTGCGGGAGATGCTTTTGGAGTCGGAGCAGGCCCTGGCCCAGATTACCGCCCGTATCCGCGATACCAACCGGGCCGACGCCGAGTTGCTGGATGAGCTCGAGGCCCTGGCCGCCCGCATCGAGCACGCCATTGCCGAACACAGCTACCGCTTTAGCGCCACCGCTGCCTACCACGCCCTGGTCAAGGCCCGCCTGGCCGAGCTGCGTGAGACCCCCATCCCCGGCACCCAGACCCTCGGCGAGTTCCTACAACGCCGCTTCAGCCCAGCCATGGCCACCGTGGAGTCCACCGCCAGCCGCCTGATGGCCCTCTCCCAGCGCATCGAGCGGGCCGGGGCGCTGCTGCGTACCCGCGTGGACATTGCCCTGGAAACCCAGAACCAGGAGCTCTTGAACAAACTCCGGCGCGGCCAGGAGATGCAGTATCAGCTCCAGCGCACCGTAGAGGGCCTCTCCATTGCGGCCATCTCCTACTACGTGGTGGGCTTGCTGTACTACCTGTTCAAAGCGGGAAAAGAAGTGGGCCTGCCCCTCTCGCCCGAGCTGGCCGCCGGGCTGACCATTCCAGTGGTGGTGTTGGGGGTGTGGTGGCTTACCCGGCAGATCCACCACCGGCTGCTGGGGCGGTACCAGGGGGATTAGAGCGCGCTTCGCCTATTTTGAGCCATCTGGCTTTAAGAAAGCTCTGTACTAGACAGAACAGTGGCCGCCCATCCAGAAGGATTCTCAACCCCGCATAGCTCAATCTTTATGAAACGCACTCTACTTTGAGCGGGTTTTTGAGGGGGCTTTCCTGTGGCTTTCTGGTGCCTGCTTTCGCAAGGGCAGGGTGAACGGCGGCCAGTCCATGCGGGCCGTGGTGTTATAGATAAACTCTCTGACAAAGGGCCACATGTTAATGGGCAGGTTGATTTCTTTGAACACCTCGAAGTAGCCAGCAAAGCCTTCGGATTCGGGTTGAAGTTTGCTCGAGTACCAAAAACCAAAACTAACCTCAATGCTACCCTGCTCTGCCTGACTATCCTGGTCTACTACAACCAACCTGAACTGGCCTACTGCCTCGAAACCATCCTCCTCTGGCCGGTAGCTATAACTCTCCTCGAGCCCCACTTGGCTACGGAGTGGGTTAGGGCTGGCTTCCAAGGCTTGTACGCTGGCCTCTATTAGTCGTACCCTCCGCAGCTCCAGGCCGTTCACAAAATGGTTGTACTGCTTTGGGGTAGGCAGTTTGGGTTTGCTAACCTTGGATGGCATAGCCGTTCACTTCCACGCGCGAGTACTCCGTAAAAAACCCCGACTGCTGGCTTCGGTATTCAAAGCGGTAGGCCTCCCAGTCGTCCATGCGCCGTTGCAGGGCAAGCACGCATTCCTGTAAGCTTCTAAGCTCGTGTCGCACAGCACGCAGCGCACTGGCCTCAGAAAGCAAGCCCACAATGTGCTGATTCAGGCT includes the following:
- a CDS encoding ABC transporter ATP-binding protein → MVEVVDLRKKGRLEGVSLRLEAGSLALLGPNGAGKSTLLGLLAGRLKPDGGLVRLFGHDPRSLGAARGRAYIPQHLTFPATLRVEEVLEAARRLKGAGSADKDEALERMGLQAHYKRPVAQLSGGWRQRLALAAGLMGYPPLWLLDEPAAALDTEGLNRLQDWLSAHLTMGGLVILSAHRQEEISRLAERFIRLENGRVVEQGSVNHVQEPS
- a CDS encoding NosD domain-containing protein, whose translation is MLILHPPAPPPPLLPGQTVVLEAGVYRGPWEISTPGVRLVARPGAVLDAGGRGSGLLLSAPGIVVEGLEVRGVGPGDDFYEPDAALVLYKCAGCMVRGLRAEGVTGGIRIEQSNGARVESSTISGTGVAPGLQTYRSDNVVLLNNRISGFLDNLYVEYGERVVVEGNRVEASERYGLHLMFTYQAQVRGNHSQRNRVGSALMHGAENRVEDNTFAQEVGPLRYGLLLQEEWKTVLKNNRFVQSTVGLLSLDSRDTRLEGNRFENNGTALLFARDTDQNTLFATSNTFMGNLHDLAVDDPRARVRLRGNAFDRAYPLPIPHLPSSSFALLSARQPDLSLLALSPGVVLWETAEARVPGLRMLSLADSEARPAARPTAGIAPGFVGLAFLSLLGGLWLRS
- the trxB gene encoding thioredoxin-disulfide reductase, producing MNQLYDVVIIGGGPAGLTAGIYTGRANLKTLILEKGLPGGQIAQTEEVENYPGFPEPIGGAELSERMVQQAKRFGAEIAMDEAQGIEKSLEGFVVKGYEQDYRARTVILATGANPKKLGVPGEEKFYGRGVSTCATCDGFFYRGKEVVVVGGGDAAVEEGLFLTKFASKVTLVHRRDVLRANKTAQARALAHPKMHFIWDTVVEEVLGEETVTGVRLKNLKTGQVYDYPTDGVFIFIGHEPNTGFLKGQVELRPDGYVAVKDEIFTSVPGLFAAGDVADPIYRQLSTSVGAGTRAAMMAERYLAELEHAAVH
- a CDS encoding C4-dicarboxylate transporter, yielding MEAAVPAAPSVRFLNPAWFASVMGTGALALALAQFGLVGLAVPVYALALVALVGLLGLYLAKLFRYPQAALADLQHPLFSQMLPTLPIALLVLSLATRVLPLGPWSLLLGQGLFLLGTPLIFAVGLLVVYVVSTRLRLPLEAANGAWFIPPVSALLVPMAGGFWLSTFPKVWQKELWVMSGLFLGIGFFLFLFVLPSFLQRLYGHDRLEPHFLPSVFIGLAPVGLLVLAPWRWLEGGTQVGLVPEGWLQAWPVIALAIWGLGLWWLAFSLLLLLDTLLAESRRTQFHFAPGWWGFVFPVGAFTLATLALSRALESAFLSSLAWALLLLLGVFWMWVMFYSLRAWVGLGAMRPPKG
- the tkt gene encoding transketolase, with amino-acid sequence MESTLSAIETQAITAVRMLAADAVEQAKSGHPGMPLGMAPAAYVLWTDFLKHNPTNPHWPDRDRFVLSAGHGSMLLYALLHLTGYDLPLDELKRFRQWGSKTPGHPEYGHTPGVEVTTGPLGQGISTAVGLALAERKLAAEFNREGHTVVDHYTYVLASDGDLMEGVSGEASSLAGHWGLSKLIVLWDDNHISIDGKTELSFAEDVLERYRAYGWHTQRVDGEDLVALRQALRAAQVDARPSIIAVRTVIGAGSPKAGSHKVHGEPLGPEALEATRQNLHWPHPPFEIPREVYEHFRAAVARGQRLEADWNIRLERYASAYPAEARELERRLKGELPPLDWEQLIPSFSGKLATRAASGKVLDALAPRLPELLGGSADLTPSNNTQAQGMQAFSRENPTGRYVHYGVREHGMGAILNGLNLHGGYRAYGGTFFVFSDYMRPAIRLAALMGTPTVFVLTHDSIAIGEDGPTHQPIEHLASLRAMPNLFVVRPADALETAYAWRLALERKQGPTALVLTRQALPVLERGSLASAEGTLQGGYVLSERPDAKAAIVATGSEVSLALEAQKQLDAERIPVRVVSLPCWEAFEAQPAAYREAVLPRGLPTLAVEAGASLGWERYADAVLGLDHFGASAPYPAIYENLGFRPGAVVRAVLELLQ
- a CDS encoding 2-phosphosulfolactate phosphatase; the protein is MKKVRVHPLPLEALPQAEVMLVVDVIRATSTAVMFLEAGAEALWLTVGLEPARALKRNGELLAGEVGGLRPEGFDFGNSPREAALAELSGCTVIHATTNGTKAAHKAARVAREVLLASLLNAPAAAQWASRLGTDVAILCAGKEGQVGMDDLYTAGMLAQSLLAEGFEPEGDGAQMALHLAQKPALPLLRASEAALALEREGLAADVDFCAQLGLSERVPRLLERRGEALVFG
- a CDS encoding HAD family hydrolase; the encoded protein is MQALIFDVDGVIAETEEGHRLAFNRAFAEAGLDIEWSPEMYERLLWVTGGKERIAHYLYHCPECPKLLDADIARLHKRKTELYNQIVQAGEVPFRPGVLRLWREARERGVRLAIATTTSLPNVEVLLHQAGPEVLSWFETIVAGDMVPQKKPAPDVYLQALRNLGIAPEAAVAVEDSQNGLIAAQRAGIPTLITPSYYTRSQRFEGALAVLEHLGEPELPAKVVEGPRSCSMVLTLEVLRNWHGMFVAA
- a CDS encoding Dabb family protein; translation: MVRHLIVFNTEASEAEVWQMFEQARRVLGQIPGVVGFELGKALGATARYRYVLVVDFADENVIDLYRDHPLHQAFADGIFRPMAPDRLTTDFLRLYPEAS
- a CDS encoding annexin VII, with product MTTEVLRRLPYAEAEPKARRVLVDGYGEGLVLEGMGGFYGLYYLFGLLGLREPQPSYPPDWVEGPRASLEDFWPPYQMAHWLEQNGYNLFINESK
- a CDS encoding class I fructose-bisphosphate aldolase; its protein translation is MVEPRLNRLLASDGRCLDVAVDHGIFGELAFLAGLERLAQAVQTLVEAGPDALQLAPGQAHWLQRIPGKHKPALVLRADTTNAYGPVPPPVVFAELAEGAVEQALRLDAACVVVNLLWLPGQAELYRDSLKNVQRLKVEAERYGIPLMVEPLVMQPGKEGYAVDGDVRKIISLVRQAVELGADVIKADFTQNIEDYYRVVEAASSKPVLVRGGGKVDEITLLERSYQVMRQGARGLVYGRNILQHRNPRGMVQALMQIVHQDATPEVARIALSVEA
- a CDS encoding DUF3422 family protein, coding for MVANLERLGTGVLPPDDPLRVQLHNELHARPTPRIRLPALVLQVAVRHEGVSREDELEHLRRLAGLGELELDQLAGTYLRLRLAGGSLRWERHTEFSTYTLVQSLPGLEVTPETDLLNHVIVDPDWLRGIPGRTLAALKLIMLEGPVEKALEIARPWFAGGTVVASVMGRNGHSCVVTDFRLRSNGFERMVVVAPAGTSETRAGRIAARLLEIESYRMMALLGFPVARGLREMLLESEQALAQITARIRDTNRADAELLDELEALAARIEHAIAEHSYRFSATAAYHALVKARLAELRETPIPGTQTLGEFLQRRFSPAMATVESTASRLMALSQRIERAGALLRTRVDIALETQNQELLNKLRRGQEMQYQLQRTVEGLSIAAISYYVVGLLYYLFKAGKEVGLPLSPELAAGLTIPVVVLGVWWLTRQIHHRLLGRYQGD